Proteins co-encoded in one Flavobacteriales bacterium genomic window:
- a CDS encoding DUF4382 domain-containing protein yields the protein MKKIMLIGLMAGLTVLAACKKDESSGRLQIRLTDAPVNYDAVWVEIERVDIHLVSDQNGGEWIELPTESGKYDLLELQNGIDTPLVDVSNLPAGKITQLRMILGSNNELDINGTLTPMKVPSGSQTGIKVVGKMELDPNQTLVVRLDFDAGASVVDQGSGEYHLKPVIKVLE from the coding sequence ATGAAGAAGATAATGTTGATTGGCCTGATGGCCGGCCTGACAGTGCTGGCAGCCTGTAAGAAAGACGAATCCTCAGGCAGACTGCAAATCCGCCTGACCGACGCACCGGTTAACTACGATGCGGTATGGGTAGAGATCGAGCGGGTGGATATCCACCTGGTCTCCGATCAGAACGGCGGAGAATGGATTGAACTTCCGACAGAAAGCGGGAAATACGACCTGCTTGAACTTCAGAACGGCATCGATACGCCGCTGGTGGATGTGAGCAACCTGCCCGCCGGAAAGATCACCCAGCTTCGGATGATCCTGGGCAGCAATAACGAACTCGACATCAACGGCACCTTAACACCGATGAAAGTCCCCAGTGGCTCCCAGACCGGTATCAAGGTGGTTGGAAAAATGGAACTGGATCCCAATCAGACCCTGGTGGTGAGGTTGGACTTCGATGCCGGTGCTTCCGTGGTGGATCAGGGTTCGGGTGAATACCACCTCAAACCCGTCATCAAGGTTCTGGAGTAA
- a CDS encoding NUDIX domain-containing protein gives MAIPPYIAQLRKHIGHDLLMYVATAGIIHNEEGKLLLQYKGEGIGWSLPSGIMEPGETPAESLFREVLEETGLEVRPLKLVGVAGGPKYRHTYSNGDLGEPTILFFTCEVTGGTYGAYTDPETKDLGYFGENELPELVVPYNMDMLFGREDSFFDR, from the coding sequence ATGGCCATCCCTCCATACATTGCTCAACTCAGAAAACACATCGGGCACGACCTGCTGATGTATGTCGCTACCGCTGGAATTATACATAATGAAGAAGGGAAGTTGTTGCTGCAATACAAGGGTGAAGGCATCGGATGGAGCTTGCCGTCCGGAATTATGGAACCCGGGGAGACGCCCGCTGAATCCCTGTTCCGGGAAGTGCTGGAAGAGACCGGTCTCGAAGTACGCCCCCTGAAACTTGTGGGCGTTGCAGGTGGGCCAAAGTACCGCCACACCTATTCCAACGGAGATCTGGGTGAACCCACCATTCTCTTCTTTACATGTGAAGTCACAGGAGGGACCTACGGTGCCTACACCGATCCTGAAACAAAAGACCTCGGATATTTCGGAGAAAACGAATTACCGGAACTCGTCGTGCCTTACAACATGGACATGTTGTTCGGACGTGAGGACTCCTTCTTCGACAGGTAG